A window of Formosa sp. Hel1_31_208 contains these coding sequences:
- a CDS encoding T9SS type A sorting domain-containing protein, producing MKKITILIVLLCNFTFAQNPTSYLDVSTENSVVISNTDNPEAPMEISENSQLQIIGTYTTLGDFNAAVIANCSDTTLSSEDFTNGPVGITDCGVSVSSAGDGCFVAGELAAGFSVEASNSTTIINIPPGVIGNIDSLIGATTFAEYTIINFSPDVYSVAMDIWENNDPTTVVRVFGVAGVLIDTFNVNTPVNSQTFFGVISDEPITAIELEGLNGSGELFGNFLFGADCMLLSVEDNLQELISIYPNPIEDTLFLNVPSFITISDVKIYDALGKSISVNIRNNQIDVSALNSGLYFMKINALQGTLTKKFVKK from the coding sequence ATGAAAAAAATTACTATTTTAATTGTTTTACTGTGCAACTTCACTTTTGCGCAAAACCCTACAAGCTATTTAGACGTCTCTACTGAAAATTCAGTTGTAATTTCAAACACAGACAATCCCGAAGCTCCTATGGAAATAAGTGAAAATAGCCAACTGCAGATTATAGGAACCTATACCACATTAGGTGATTTTAATGCAGCCGTTATTGCAAACTGCTCGGATACGACCTTAAGTTCTGAAGATTTCACAAATGGTCCAGTTGGAATAACAGATTGTGGTGTTTCCGTAAGTAGTGCAGGTGATGGATGTTTTGTGGCTGGAGAATTAGCTGCTGGTTTTAGTGTTGAAGCTTCCAATAGCACTACCATTATTAATATACCTCCTGGGGTGATAGGTAATATTGATTCATTAATAGGAGCCACTACATTTGCAGAATATACAATTATTAATTTTTCTCCAGATGTGTATTCAGTAGCAATGGACATATGGGAAAATAACGATCCAACAACGGTTGTTAGAGTATTTGGTGTTGCTGGAGTATTGATCGATACTTTTAATGTGAATACACCTGTTAATTCTCAAACATTTTTTGGAGTGATTTCTGATGAACCCATTACTGCAATTGAGCTAGAGGGTTTAAATGGAAGCGGTGAGTTATTTGGAAATTTTTTGTTTGGTGCCGATTGTATGTTGTTGTCAGTTGAAGATAATTTACAAGAGCTAATTAGTATTTATCCTAATCCGATAGAAGACACCCTTTTTCTTAATGTTCCTTCATTCATAACCATTAGTGATGTGAAAATTTATGATGCCTTAGGGAAGTCAATATCTGTAAATATACGCAACAATCAAATTGATGTAAGTGCTTTAAACAGTGGTTTATATTTTATGAAAATTAATGCGCTTCAAGGGACATTAACTAAGAAGTTTGTAAAAAAGTAA
- the rpsA gene encoding 30S ribosomal protein S1, with the protein MSEKETKQAEVATTEAPKTEAPQVSEAQANPEKFLEDFNWHNYEEGIDPVDDKQLEEFEKLVSENFVDTLDDEVVEGEVIHLTDRDAIIDINAKSEGVISLNEFRYNPDLKVGDKVEVLIDVREDATGQLVLSHRKARVIKAWDRVNNAHETGEIVNGFVKCRTKGGMIVDVFGIEAFLPGSQIDVKPIRDYDQYVNKTMEFKVVKINHEFKNIVVSHKALIEADIEEQKKEIISQLEKGQVLEGIVKNITSYGVFIDLGGVDGLVHITDLSWSRINHPNEIVELDQKLNVVILDFDEDKSRIQLGLKQLSKHPWEALGDTVKVGDKVKGKVVVIADYGAFVEVEEGVEGLVHVSEMSWSTHLRSAQDFVSVGDEIEAVILTLDREDRKMSLGIKQLTPDPWTDITSKYPVASKHSGIVRNFTNFGVFVELEEGIDGLIYISDLSWTKKIKHPSEFCNVGDTLDVVVLELDVEGRKLSLGHKQTTDNPWDKYETEFALGTTHNAEIAEIVDKGATINFNEDIVAFVPSRHLEKEDGSKLKKGEAAEFKIIEFNKEFKRVVASHTAIFKEEEMANVKAAVKKQEAQAAEAKPTLGDANVALQALKDKLDGKK; encoded by the coding sequence ATGTCTGAAAAAGAAACAAAACAAGCTGAAGTAGCAACTACTGAAGCTCCTAAAACTGAAGCTCCTCAAGTATCTGAGGCTCAGGCAAACCCAGAAAAATTCTTAGAAGATTTCAATTGGCACAATTACGAAGAAGGAATTGACCCTGTCGATGACAAACAATTAGAAGAATTTGAAAAATTAGTATCTGAAAATTTTGTGGATACCTTAGATGATGAAGTCGTAGAAGGTGAAGTAATCCATCTTACTGATCGTGATGCTATCATTGATATCAATGCAAAGTCTGAAGGTGTAATCTCTCTTAATGAGTTCCGTTACAATCCAGATTTAAAAGTTGGTGATAAAGTAGAGGTATTAATCGATGTGCGTGAAGACGCTACAGGTCAGTTGGTATTATCGCACAGAAAAGCACGTGTAATTAAAGCATGGGATCGTGTAAACAATGCTCATGAAACTGGTGAAATCGTTAATGGTTTTGTTAAATGCAGAACCAAAGGTGGTATGATCGTTGACGTATTTGGTATTGAAGCATTCTTGCCAGGTTCTCAAATTGATGTTAAACCTATTAGAGATTACGACCAGTACGTAAATAAAACAATGGAATTCAAAGTGGTTAAAATTAATCACGAATTCAAAAACATTGTGGTCTCTCATAAAGCACTTATCGAAGCTGATATTGAAGAGCAGAAAAAAGAGATCATTAGTCAATTAGAAAAAGGTCAAGTATTAGAAGGTATCGTTAAGAATATTACATCTTACGGTGTGTTTATTGATCTTGGTGGAGTTGACGGATTAGTTCATATCACAGATTTATCTTGGTCTAGAATTAATCATCCAAATGAAATCGTAGAATTAGACCAGAAATTAAACGTAGTGATCTTAGACTTTGATGAAGATAAGTCTAGAATCCAGTTAGGTCTGAAGCAATTAAGTAAACATCCTTGGGAAGCTTTAGGTGATACTGTAAAAGTTGGTGATAAAGTAAAAGGTAAAGTAGTTGTAATTGCAGATTACGGTGCATTTGTTGAAGTAGAAGAAGGTGTAGAAGGATTAGTTCACGTGAGTGAAATGTCTTGGTCAACACATTTACGTTCTGCTCAAGATTTTGTATCTGTCGGAGATGAAATTGAAGCAGTTATTTTAACTTTAGATAGAGAAGATCGTAAGATGTCTCTTGGGATTAAGCAATTAACGCCAGATCCATGGACAGATATTACATCTAAATACCCAGTAGCTTCAAAGCACTCTGGTATCGTACGTAACTTTACTAATTTTGGAGTATTTGTAGAATTAGAAGAAGGTATTGATGGATTGATTTATATCTCTGATTTATCTTGGACTAAGAAAATAAAACACCCAAGTGAATTCTGTAACGTAGGTGATACGCTTGACGTGGTAGTATTAGAATTAGATGTTGAAGGACGTAAATTATCTTTAGGTCATAAACAAACTACTGATAATCCATGGGATAAGTATGAGACTGAGTTCGCCTTAGGAACTACGCATAATGCTGAAATCGCAGAAATCGTAGATAAGGGTGCGACTATCAATTTTAATGAAGATATCGTTGCTTTTGTACCGTCTCGTCACTTAGAAAAAGAAGATGGTAGCAAGCTTAAGAAAGGTGAAGCTGCAGAGTTTAAAATCATTGAATTTAACAAAGAATTTAAACGTGTAGTAGCGTCACATACAGCAATCTTCAAAGAAGAAGAAATGGCAAATGTAAAAGCAGCTGTTAAAAAGCAAGAAGCTCAGGCAGCAGAAGCAAAACCTACTTTAGGCGATGCTAATGTAGCTTTACAAGCGCTTAAAGATAAATTAGACGGGAAGAAATAA
- the cmk gene encoding (d)CMP kinase — MNTITIAIDGFSSTGKSTVAKQLAKALGYVYVDSGAMYRAVTYFAMQKGFIKTDCFDEEGLISQLDQIKISFKFNHELGFAEVFLNGENVEKAIRTLEVSQFVSQIATVSEVREQLVKQQQNFGKDKGVVMDGRDIGTVVFPDAELKLFMTASAEQRAQRRYDELIERGEDVSYEDVLLNVQTRDYIDSNREDSPLTIAKDAIEIDNSNMTLQEQFELVLKLSEDKINLEA; from the coding sequence ATGAATACAATTACTATAGCCATTGACGGATTTTCATCTACGGGCAAAAGCACAGTAGCTAAACAGCTCGCGAAAGCTTTAGGTTACGTGTATGTCGATTCAGGCGCAATGTATCGCGCAGTAACGTATTTCGCTATGCAGAAGGGATTTATTAAGACCGATTGCTTTGATGAAGAGGGCCTAATCTCCCAATTAGATCAAATAAAGATTAGTTTTAAATTTAATCATGAACTAGGATTTGCAGAAGTGTTTCTTAACGGTGAAAATGTTGAAAAAGCCATAAGAACGCTTGAAGTTTCTCAATTTGTTAGCCAAATTGCAACCGTTTCAGAAGTAAGAGAACAACTGGTGAAACAGCAACAAAATTTCGGAAAAGACAAGGGTGTAGTTATGGACGGTCGAGATATTGGCACTGTGGTATTTCCCGATGCCGAATTGAAATTATTTATGACAGCTTCCGCAGAACAAAGAGCACAACGCCGTTACGATGAGCTGATAGAACGTGGTGAAGACGTGAGCTATGAGGATGTATTACTTAATGTGCAAACACGTGATTATATCGATTCTAACCGAGAAGATTCACCGTTAACCATCGCAAAAGATGCTATTGAAATTGACAATTCTAATATGACGCTGCAAGAACAATTTGAACTGGTACTTAAACTTTCAGAAGATAAAATAAACTTAGAAGCATAA
- a CDS encoding LysM peptidoglycan-binding domain-containing protein, producing MVKSKYQSVLDLGQKLNIENGDVKEENGVLKVTGTAKTQYEKNLIWDEIKAVGGDSPSDIMADIKVADESVFHRHTVKSGETLGKIAKQYYGDAMKYKDIFAANTDILKNPDLIHPDQELIIPNL from the coding sequence ATGGTAAAATCAAAATACCAAAGCGTATTAGACCTAGGACAAAAATTAAACATCGAAAATGGTGATGTTAAAGAAGAGAATGGTGTTTTAAAGGTTACAGGAACTGCAAAAACACAATATGAAAAGAACCTGATCTGGGATGAAATTAAAGCAGTTGGGGGTGATAGTCCATCAGACATCATGGCAGATATTAAAGTTGCTGATGAGTCTGTATTTCACAGGCATACTGTTAAAAGCGGTGAAACTTTAGGTAAAATTGCAAAACAGTATTATGGTGATGCAATGAAATATAAAGACATATTTGCGGCAAATACGGATATCTTAAAAAATCCAGACCTAATTCATCCAGATCAAGAATTAATCATACCAAATTTATAA